The genomic stretch CGCATAGCCGCGCCCGTCGGTGACGATGATGTTTGTGCCGGGCTTCGTCACCTCGCCGCGAAACAGGAACCGCCCGGCGCGCCCCGGCGACAGGAGGTTGACCTTGAACTCGATGGTGAGCAGCGAGGCGTCGGTATCGATCATCGTATAGGCGGCATAGGTGCAGGCGGTCTCGAGCCCCGTCGCGATCACGCCCGCATGGAGAATTCCGTGCTGCTGGGTCAGTTTCGGATCGAACGGCAGCTCGATTTCCACCACGCCGTGGCTGATGCGGGTCAGCTCCGCCCCGAGCATCTCCATCGCGCCCTGGCTTGCAAAACTGTTCATGATCCGGGCGTGAAAATCGCCGTGCTCGAAATTCGCCATGCCTCACCTCGTCTTGAGCCGGAGATTGGCACGGTCGCCTATTCCCAACAAGCGGGAAAGATCAATTGAGGTAAACGATCGAGGCGTTGAGCAGCGTCGCGAAGGCGACCCAGGCCGCGTAGGGCGCGAACAGCAGGGCCGCAGGCCGGTCCTTGCCCCAGGTGCGGGCGATGAACAGAAGGATGCCGGCAAGGAGCGCGACCACGACCACGAGCGCCGCCGCCGGCATTTCCATGCCGAAGAAGAGCGGCGACCAGGCAAGGTTCAACACCAGAAGCGCCGACCAGAGCGTCAGCGCCCCGGAGGTTTGCGGCCGGGCGATGAAAAGCCGCGCGCCGGCCCAGCCGATCAGCACATAAAGCAGGCTCCAGGCGGGGGCGAAGACCCAGTTCGGCGGGTTGAAGGGCGGCTTGGCGAGCGACTGGTACCATTCGCCCGGCACGTTGACGATACCGACGATGAAACCCGCGATGACGACGCCGACGATGAAGACGGCATGGATAAGGATGTTTTTCATGGCGAGACCGATCTAGCGCGCAAAACCCTGTTGTCCAGTCAGTCTAGTGTTCGGTCAGCCGCTGGATATGCTGATCGAAAGCGACATCATGATGGCGCCCGTTGAACGAACCGCCATAGGTGCCGACAGCAAAGCCATGGTCTGCCGCAGCAATGCCCGCCGCATCGGCGAGCGCGCGCGAAGACCGCAACGCGCCGGTGGCCTCGTCAAGCGTCACCACCATCCCCGCGCCCTTCGGAGAGGAAAGGCCGATCAGCCCGTCGCGCGGGTTATAGGCGATGGCGCCGACATAATTGCCAAGCCCGATGGTGATATCCTCCGGCAGTTCGGCAAAGGCGAGCGCCTCGCCGGGGGCGAACCGGCCGACGAGCGGCGGCAGCGCGTTACGCGGGCCTTCATACTGGCAGGCGAACCAGACGCATCCCTTTTCGCCGATTGCCAGATGCCGTGTCGAAAGCTGGCGAAGATCGGCCGGCAGCGCATGTTTTTCGACAAGCGCGCCGGACGCCGCATCGATCAGGGCCAAGGACGGCTCCATATGGTCGAGATTGAGCTTGGTGCGGCCGAAATCCGGATGGGTTTCGATGCCGCCATTGGCCGCCACCAGAAAGCGCCCGTCCGGCGAGACCGCCAGATCATGGGGACCGATGCCGTAGGTCGGATATTCGCCGACCCTGAGATAGCCATCGCGCCGATCATAGATGCCGATCACGCCGCGCCGGTTTTCGAAATCATTCTCGCTGGCATAGAGAAACCGTCCATCCGGAGAAAACGCCCCATGGCCATAGAAATGCCGGTCGGCAACGGAATTGATGATGAACCGGCCGCTGCCGCCATCGGGCGAGAACACCAGAATGAAGGTGCCGGGCCGGCGGGCAAAGGCAGCCACCTCTCCCGTTGCGGGCGAAGCGGCAAGTCCGTGGATACGGTCGGGCAGCTCGATCTCGGCGATGAAATCGCCCGCCTCGCTCATCAGCGCCAGCGCAAAGCTGCGGTCCGGCTTGCGGATGCCGGTGGCATAGACCGCGTCGGCCCGCGACAGCGCAAAGGCCGCCCGCGGCGCAAGGCCTGCGAGAAAGGCGGCGCCTGCGGCCTTCATGAAATGGCGACGGTCGACAAGCGGCGAGCGCATGCGCGTCAGTCCCCGTCGGAGAAGGAAAAGCCCGCGCCAAGGCCGATCGCGCCGCCATAGCGGTCGTTGAGCCTCAGGATCAGGTCCCTGGTGTTGATCAGCAGGTAATCGAGCTTTGCAAGCTGGTCCGGATCGGAGAGCACGACCTCGATATCCGGGTTCATGCCGCCGACCACGCCCTCGACGGAGGAGAACAGGAAGTTGATGGAGGAGACGATGGAGCGCACATCCTCGTCGAGCAGATCGACCATATCCGAATTGTTCAACAGTGCCTGCAGGCCCGCGAGATTGTCGCGGATCGAAGGCCAGGTATTTTCCGAACGCCAGTAGATCGCGCGGGTGGGAATATTCGGGCCTTCCTCGCCGCGGTAGAAATATTCGAGACGCTGGTCGCGCACGGTCTCCATGCCGTGCACCAGAACGCCGAGCAGCGCCGTGAGCGCCTCGTCATTCGTGCGGAACAGCGGATTGTCGGGGCCGGGATTTTTCCAGTGGGCGGCAACGCCGTCCTTTGCATCCCACTCCTCCGACAACTCGCCGGCGATAGTGTCGATATTCTCGGCAATCGCCGCGCCGTAACGGCAGCGATAGGTCTCCGGCGCCTCGAACATCGTCTCGTATTGCGTGCCGAAGAGAACGAATTCCAGCGCCAGCAGGCCCTGCATGGCGACGCTCTTTTCCGGCAGGTAGTCGGGATCGGCCGCGCTTTCATCCTCCTCGATGATCGCAGCCTGCACCTGTTTCAGGCCGATGCTCTTGCGATCGGGATAGAAGAGAATGCGCTCGAAACGGTGGTCATCGATGACCGGGCCGGTGCGCACGATCTCGATATGCGACCATGCGCCGACCAGTTCGTCAAAGGCTGCCGTCGCCTCCCCATAGGTCGCCTCGTCAGGCGTGGCGCAGAAGGCGCCCATTGCCGAGGCCATGACGCCGGAGGCCTCTTCAAAGGCGTGATAGCCGGGGCGGATGAAACCGTCGACGGCCTTTTCCAGCACCATCGGCACGTTATCCTCGTTCATGGCCCGGGCACTGCCTGCGCCAAGCGGCAGAGCGAGAAGGATGGCGAAGGCGGTTCCGGCAAGATGTCTCACAGCGACCTCATGTCTCACAGCGATTCCAGGAATGTGATCAGCGCGTCTCGGTCCTCTTTCGAGGCATTGGCGAAATTGTCCCGCGCATCCTCAGCCTCGCCGCCATGCCACAGGATCGCCTCGGTGCGGTTGCGCGCCCTTCCGTCATGCAGGAAGAAGGAATGGCCGCTGACAACCTCGGTCAGCCCCGTGCCCCAGAGCGGCGCGGTGCGCCATTCATAGCCATCGGCAACGCCGACCTGCTGATGGTCGGCAAGTCCCTCGCCCATGTCATGCAGCAGGAAATCGGAATAGGGCCAGATCAGCTGGAAACGATGGGCGGGGTTTTCCGCATCGCGGCTGGTGACATATTTCGGCGTGTGACAGGCGGTGCAGCCGGCCTCGTAGAACACCTGCTTGCCGCGCAGCACCTCAGGGTCATCGACATCGCGGCGGGCGGGCACGGCGAGGTTTTCGGAATAGAAGGTGACAAGCTCCATCACCGGATCGGGCGCCTCGGTCTCGCCGAGCCGCGCCTGGGCGCCGTGGGGCATGTCGAGGCAGGCGCTCTCCGTCTCAGAGCAATCGCCCCAATGGTTCGGCGCGTCCGGCGAGGAAATGCCGATATCGCCGGAAAAGGCGCCGGAGGACTGGTCGCGCACGCTGGCATTCTGCGCCTTCCAGCCGAAACGGCCAAGCTTGACTTCGCCGGTCCTGTGATCGCTGACGATGGCCGGACGACCGGAAATGCCGTCGTGGTCCGCGTCATCGGGATCGGCCCGGGACAGGATATCGGCCGGGTGGATCGCCTGGATCAGCCCCATGCCGATCATCTGGTTGGCGATGCGCGGCGAAAGCGTCGTGTCCGCGCCCATCGGGCCATAGGCCAGATCCGTCACGCTATAGGTCGGCTCGCGGAGCGACACGACCGTGCCATCGCCGAGCACGAACGGCTTTTCCGTATAGTCGATCTTCATGTGGCCTTCGGCCTCAAGGCCCGGCACGGCGAAATCCTGGAACTGGCCGCCATAGACCTCGTCCGGGAAATTGATCGTCTCGTAGCTGTCGATGCGCGCCTGCTCCTCCGGCGTGCGGGCGGGCCGCGCCAGACGCAGGAACATCGAGGTGGCATCGCTGTCGCCTTCCGGCGGATGGCCGCGCCCGTCCTTCAAATGGCAGCTCTGGCAGGAGCGCGCGTTAAAGAGCGGACCGAGCCCGTCGGAGGCCTGCGTCGAAGACGGCGAGGAGACCCAGAACTTGCGGAACAACGCATTGCCGAGCTTGAAAGTCTCTTCCTCGGCGAAGGTGATATTGGCCGAGGATTTGGAAAAAACATCGCGGTTGACGGTGGCCTTTGTGGTCGCCGCCCCGCCCTGCATGGTCTCGAACCGTTCGGCCTTGGAAAAATCGTCGGTCGGCTCGGTGACCTTTTCCACGCGGGCCTTGTCCCCGGCATCGAGATCATCGCGCGTATCAGGCAGCGGCCAGTCGGCGGCAAGGGCTGCCGAAAAACACAATGAAGCGGCCAGAGCCGCCGTCGTCATTGCAGTAATATGCCGTTTCATCATGCTATCACGGTCGTTCCGGCCGTCCTTTATGTGTTGCGAGGCGCACATTTTCGCCGTCTTCTGACAGACGCTCTCGCTCTATGGACCTGTCTCGCCTTTTCTCTCAGCGTCATCCTCGGGCCTGACCCGAGGATGACGCAGAATGCGGGGCGGGTGCGGCGTTAACCGCCAAGCAGCATGAAGCCGCGCCCCAAAACCAGTTCCTACTGGAACACCGCCTCAGGCGCGTCAAGGCTGTCGGAGCCTTCCAGTTCGATCTGGCCGAGATCCAGAGCCGCGATCGCACGCTCGATCGAAGGCGTCTGGTCGATCAGTCCGTCGATGGCGGCCTGAACGGTGGCATTGCCCTCGTCATTGCCTTCGCCGATCATCTGGTCATAGGCCTCGACGGTTTCCGCGCGGGTCGCCATCGCCTCCATCGCTTCGACGGTCGCAAGCAGCTTCGTCTTCAGTTCCTCATCCAGCGCTGCGTCCTTGGCAGCAACGAGATCGGAAACCGAAGCGCCGGACATTTCCGTGCCGTCAACGCGGACGTAATCGCCGGTATAGGCCTGCAGGATGCCGATGACATCGTTCAGGTGCGAGGCATGGGTGTTGTCGGAGAAGCAATCATGCTCCTCTTCCGGATCGTGCAGCAGAAGGCCGAGCTTCATGCGCTCGCCGGCAAGCTCGCCATAGGAGAGCGAGCCCATGCCGGTGAGGATGGCGGCGACGCCGCGTGTCGGTTCCTCGGTCACATAAGCGTAGGCCTCGCCGCCTTCTTCCCAGGCCGCGACGATGTCCTCGAGGTCGGAGATCAGCAGTTCGGAGGCCGCCGAGAGATAGGCGGCGCGACGGTCGCAATTGCCGTTGGTGCAATCCTCGCCCGAAAGATAGTCCGTGTAGGAGCGTTCGCCCGCGCCGGCATCCGTGCCGTTGAGGTCCTGGCCCCAGAGCAGGAATTCGATGGCGTGATAGCCGGTCGCGACATTGGCTTCGATACCGCCGGCCTCATGCAGCGTATTGGCCAGAAGATCCGGCGTGATCTCGGCCGCATCGACGGCCTCGCCGTTGATCTCGATTTCCGGATTGGCGATCACATTGGCGGTGTAGAGCGTGTTCTCGTCGCTTTCCATGCCGTAGGAGGCGTCGACATAGTCGATCAGGCCTTCGTCCAGCGGCCAGGCATTGACCTTGCCTTCCCAGTCATCCACGGCCGGGTTGCCGAAGCGATAGACCTCGGTCTGCTGGTAGGGAACGCGGGCGGCGATCCATGCTTGCTTGGCGGCGGCCTGCGTCTCTTCGCTCGGGGCCTCGATGAAGGCCTGGATTGCCGCGTCGAGTTCCTGCGCCGTGGTCAGGCTGTCCTGATACTTGGCATGGGCGACGTCGGCGTAATGCTTGACGACCTCTTCCGGCGTCACGTCCGCCGCAAAGGCCGGCATGGCCGCAAGAACAGTCGAGGCCGCGAAAGCCGAAAGCGCAACGCGCATGGTTGTCGTGCGTTTCATGAATCCCTCTCCTTCAATGAGTTCACGCATGATTGATCGCGGTCTACATGAAGGAAAAACAAACTTGTGTCAAATAATCCAGTTATTGGACAGACAATAGGCAGACCGGGTGAATTTACGCCTTGATGATCGTCAATTCCGCTCGCTGAATTCAGAATTTTCGGACCAGAACCGCGCAGAAGAAACCATCCGTTCCCGTGGCCGCCGGCGTCAGCGTGGCAAAGCCTGCGCCGGAGACATGAGGCCGCGCCCCGACGCCGGGAAACACGGCGGACCAGACGGTTTCCATATCGACGGCCGCAAAGCCGCTGCCGGCCTCGCCTTGCAGAAACCGCGCGATCTGATCCTGATTTTCCGCCGGCAGAAGCGAACAGGTGACATAGACCAGATGTCCGCCCGGCTTGACGAAGCGTGCGGCATCGGCAAGCACCTCGGCCTGCTGGGCCGTGCGCTCCTCGAGGTTCTTTTCCGAAAGCCGCCATTTGATGTCCGGCCGGCGACGCCAGGTGCCGGTGCCCGTGCAGGGCGCATCCACCAGAACATGGTCGAAGCGCGCCTCAAGGTCCGAGAGCCCTTCCAGCGAATCGTGAACCTGTACATTGCGCGTGCCCGCCCGCTTCAGCCGCTCGATGATCGGCGCAAGCCGCGTGCGGTCGGCGTCATAGGCATGGACCTGTCCGGCGTTCTCCATCGCCGCGGCCAGCGCCAGCGTCTTGCCGCCGCCTCCGGCGCAGAAGTCGAGCACCTGATCGCCGGCCTTCGCACCGACCAGTTTGGCGACGATCTGCGAGCCCTGATCCTGCACCTCGAACCAGCCCTTCTGGAAGGAAAGCTCGGCGGTGACATTGGGCAGCCGGTCCGGTCCGCTTCCGGGCGGAATGCGGATCGCCTCCGGTGCGATCCCGCCCTCGCCGGCGCCGCTGCGGGCAAGGGCCTTCAGCACCTTCTCGCGCGTTGCCTTCAGCGTGTTGACGCGCAAATCCAGCGGCGGGCGCAGGTTCAACGCCTCGGCTTCAGCCAGCCAGTTGTCGCCGAAATTCTGCTTGAAAGCCGGCAATATCCATTCGGGAAGGTCACCGCGCACATCGTCGGGCGCATCGGCAAGGTTGCGGCTGACGAAAGCCTTGAGCGCGGCATCGGAGAGCGGTTCGGGCGCGAACTTGTCGCCGTCCAGCCGTTCGGCAAGCGCTTGCGGCGCAATGCCCCACTGGCGGAAGAGGACGGCATGGGCAAGCGCCGCCGGGCTGTCGTCCTCCATGAGCCAGGCGTGGGACAGTTTCAGCCGCAGCGCGTCATAGACGATATTGCCGATCGCCGCACGATCGCCGGAACCGGCAAACCGATGCGCCGTGCCCCAGTCCTTCAGCGCATTGGCAATCGGCCGCCGCCGCTCTTCAACGTCAGAAAGGACTTCAATCGCGCCTTGAAGACGTCCGCCGATGCGCATGGTTATGCTCCGTTGATTGGAGGGAGACGCGGAAAAGGTTTCCATCAATCTCCCCCCTTGAGGGGAAGATGCCCCGAAAGGGGCAGAGGGGGGTGAACCCTCCCGCCGATTTCGGAGCCTGATGCTTATGCCTATACCCCCCTTTGTCGCTATTGCGACATCTCCTCCTCAAGGGAGGAGATCGGCGGGCGCTATGCGGCGAGCTTACTGGCACCAAGCCCTACCCCAGCCACATGAACGACGCCACGACAGCAAGGTAACCGAGCACGATTGCTATCAGCCACAGCGCCACCCGGCCCGAACGCGTATGCCGCGCTTCGGCGCGGCCGATCGCTTCGGCCGTGTTCTCGTCAAAGCGCAGGCCCTTCTCGCTCATGGCAATGATCTCGTTGTGGAATTTCTCGGTCTTGTCGGCGATTTCCGGCACCGCCTCGGCGAGCTTCAGCGCCGCGCGCATGCCCTCGCGCATATCGGCGAGCACGCGTTTCGGGCCGAGATTCTCCTCGATCCACTTGCCGACCACGGGCTCGGAGGCCTTCCACATGTTGAAATGCGGGTCGAGCATGCGCGACACGCCCTCCACCACCACCATGGTCTTCTGCAAGTTGATCAACTGCGTCTGCGTCGACATCTCGAAAATTTCGGTGATCTCGAATAAGAGCGTAAGCAGCTTGCCCATCGAGATCGTCTCGGCCGACTGGCCGTGGATTGGCTCGCCGATGGCCCGGATCGCCTGGGCGAACGAGGCCTTGTTGTGGTGCGCCGGCACGTAGCCCGCCTCGAAATGCGCCTCCGCCACGCGCATGTAATCGCGGGTGATGAAGCCGTAGAGGATTTCGGCCAGAACCCGCCGTTCCTTCTTGCCGAGCCTGCCGACAATGCCCATGTCGACGGCGACGATCATGCCGTCATTGTCGACGAAGAGATTGCCGGGATGCATGTCGGCGTGGAAGAAGCCGTCGCGCAGCGTGTGGCGCAGGAAGGACTGGATCAGCGTGACCGCCAGCTCTTCCAGATTGTGCCCGGCCTTCTTCAGCCCCTCGAGGTCCGACATCTTGACGCCGTCGATCCATTCCATGGTGACGACATCGCGGCCGGTGCGCTCCCAGTCCACCTTCGGCAGGCGGAAACCGGGGTCCTCGGCCGTGTTCTCCGTCATCTCGGAGATGGCCGCCGCCTCGAGCCGCAAGTCCATCTCGATCTTGGTGGTCTGCTCCAGCGTGCGGGTGATGTCGACCGGGCGCAGCCTGCGGCTGGAGCGGATGAACCGCTCCTGCATGCGCGAGACCAGATACATCGCCCCGAGGTCTTCCTGGAAGCGCTGGCGAATGCCGGGACGGATCACCTTGACCGCGACCTTCTGCCGGCGGCCGTCGCCATCGATCACTTCCGCCGGATGCACCTGCGCGATCGAGGCGGCGGCAATCGGATCGCCGAAGGACGTATAGAGCTCGTCCACCGGGCGGCCGAGCGAATAGCGGATGGTGGCTTTCGATGCCTCCACCGAGAAGAACGGCATGCGGTCCTGCAGCTGCGCCAGATCGTTGGCAAAGCCGTCGCCGACCACATCAGGCCGGGTCGCTAGAAACTGGCCCATCTTCACATAGGAGGGGCCGAGCCGCGAGATCGCCTTGCCCAGCCGGTCGGAACGGTCCTTCTTGCGCGCGCTCGGCCGGGCAAACGGCACGAGCAGCGCCTTCACCAGCCGCGCATAGGCCGGCAGGCCTTCCGACGGCAGCGCGTTGATCACGCCTTCGCGGGCCAGCACCCAGCCAACGCCGAGCAGATTGAAATAGGATCGTAACGCGCCCATGAGCCGTGCCTAAAGCTTCCAGCCTGAGTGAAGGGCGGCGATGCCGCCCGAATAATTGGTGAATTTGACGCGCGAAAAACCGGCGCGTTCGATCATCGCGGCAAAGTCCGCCTGGCTCGGGAACTTGCGGATCGATTCGACCAGGTACCGGTAAGGCTCGCCGTCGCCGGCGACCGCCTTTCCGACCAGCGGAATGGCATGAAAGGACCAGGCCTCGTAGACCTTGTCGAGGATCGGCGCCTCGACCTCGGAAAATTCCAGCACGAGAAGACGCCCGCCCCGCTTCAAGACGCGGTAGGCTTCAGACAGCGCCTTGTCGATATGCGGCACGTTGCGGATGCCGAAGGCGATCGTATAGGCATCGAAGCTCTTGTCATCGAACGGCAGGTCCTCCGCATTGGCCTCGACGAAGGTGAGGTTGCCGGAAAGCCCCTTCTTCGCCGCCCGCTCCTCGCCGACGGCAAGCATCGAGCCGTTGATGTCAAGCACCGTGGCCTGCGCTAGCCCGCGCGAGGCCTTGACGATGCGAAAGGCGATATCGCCCGTGCCGCCGGCAACGTCGAGCACCCGGTAATCCGGGTTCGGCGGCGGATTGAGCGCGCTCACCATGCCGTCCTTCCAGGCGCGGTGCAGGCCCGCCGACATCAGGTCGTTCATCATGTCGTAGCGTTTGGCGACCTTGTGAAACACGTCGTTGACGAGCGGCTGCTTTTCGCCATCAGCGACGTCCTTGAAGCCGAAAGAGGTTTCCATGCCGCCCTGCGCACCGGTCCGGCTTTCAGCCATATTCGCACCTATCTGTTACCCGATTGAAATTTCAGGCGAGCATAGCGAAAGCCGAAACCTTGCGCTATTGCTGTCGCCCGCCGACAGTGCGGCTATAAACCGAAACGGAATAAAGCGAAACGCCAAAGGCTTAAATTAAGATGCCGGAACTGCCCGAAGTCGAAACCGTCCGCCGCGGACTGGCGCCCGCCATGGAGGGTCGCCGGATCGAGAAGCTCGTTCTCAACCGCGCCGACCTTCGCTTTCCCTTTCCCGAAAACCTTGTCGAGACTGCGGCGAACAGGACCATTGTCGCCCTGGGGCGACGGGCGAAATACCTGCTGATCGACCTCGATGACGGCACCACAATCATCGCCCATCTCGGCATGTCGGGTTCCTGGCGCGTCGAGGAGGAGGACGATGCCCACCTGCCGGGCCGGTTTCATGCGCCGCGCAGCGTCAATGCGCTGCATGACCACGTGATCATCGAACTGAGCGGCGCGCCGGCACGGCGCATTGTCTACAACGATCCGCGCCGCTTCGGCTTCATCAAGCTTGCGCGGAAGGCAATGCTGGAAGCTGATCCGACCTTTGCCGGCCTCGGGCCGGAGCCGACCGGCAACAGTCTCGATGCCGATTTCCTGGCCGCGCGCTTTGCCGGCAAGACGCAAGCCGTCAAATCCGCCCTCCTTGACCAGCGCAATATCGCCGGCCTCGGCAATATCTATGTCTGCGAGGCGCTCTGGCGCGCCCGGCTTTCGCCCTTTCGCGCCGCGGGCCGCCTCGTCACGCCGAGGGGAAGGCCGAAGGAAGGACTGAAGAGGCTTGTTCCGGCAATCCGCGCCGTCATTGCCGAGGCGATCGAGGCCGGGGGCTCGACGCTGCGCGACCACCGCAGGACGGACGGCACGCTCGGCTATTTCCAGCACTCCTTTTCCGTCTACGACCGCACCGGCGCACCCTGCCCGCATGAAGACTGCGGCGGCACGGTGGCCCGCGCCGTGCAGGCCGGCCGCTCGACCTTCTATTGTCCGGCCTGCCAGAAGGGATAATGGGATAGAACGCTCTATCGCCGGTCGATCGGATGGAGCGCCGCGCCCTTTTCCTCGAAGGCGGTGATGTTGCCGATCGTGGTATGGGCAATGTTATAGAGCGCCTCCTCGGTGAAGAAGCCCTGATGACCGGTGATCAGCACATTGGGAAAGGTCAGAAGCCGGGCAAAGATATCGTCGCGGATGACGGTGGAGGAGAGGTCGCGGAAGAACAGGTCCTCCTCTTCCTCATAGACATCGAGCGCCAGAGCGCCGATTCGTCCCGACTTCAGCCCCTCGATGACGGCGAGCGTATCAATGACGCCGCCGCGGCTGGTGTTGACCAGCATCCTGCAGCGCTGCATGGCGGCGATCGCATCCTCGTCGATGAAATGCCGCGTCTCCGGCGTCAGCGGGCAGTGCAGCGTGATGATCTCCGAACGCTCGAGCAATTCGCCCTTGTCGACATAGCGCGCGCCGAGCGCGATGGCCTCGTCGCTCGGATAGGGGTCGAAGGCGAGGATCTTGCAGCCGAAACCGGAAAAGGCCCGCATCACGTTGCGGCCGATCCCGCCGGTTCCGACCACGCCCACCGTCTTGCCGTGCAGGTCGAAGCCCAGAAGCCCGTTGAGCGCGAAATTGCCCTCCCGCACCCGGTTATAGGCGCGGTGGATCTTGCGGTTCAGCGTCATCACCAGCGCCAGCGTGTGTTCGGCAATGGCATAGGGCGAATAGGAGGGCACCCGGGCGGTCGCCATCTGCAGATGATCGGCGGTCGTCAGATCGAGCCGGTTGAAGCCCGCGCATCTGAGCGCAACGAGCTTGACCCCGGCCTCCTTCAGTTCCGTGAGCGTCGAGGCCCCGAGATCGTCATTGACGAAGGCGCAGACGGCCTTGGAGCCTGCGGCGAGCTTGGCCGTCGGCGCATGCAGCGGCGCCTCCGTGAACACCAGGTCATGACGCCCCTCATTGGCGGCTTTGAGGAATTCCTCGTCATAGGGCTTGGCCGAAAAGACTGTGACGCGCATGTTGCTGTACCCTTTGCCTTCTGTCTTGTGCCGTGGCCGAAGGGGCCTCCGCGGCTCTTAATCCTTCATGAAGTTTAGAACGCACCGGCGCAATGGCAATGGCGCGACACGCCGCAGCAGGAGCATTGCGGCGAGAGGCCAGCGGCGGCGGCGGGTCTTTTCTTCAATTGTTCATTGACGGACCGTCCGTTTGCCTTTATATGCCCGCACCACAGTGTTGAAAGCTGCAAAGCTTCATCGATTGCTCCCGGCAGAAAAGCGACCCTGGCCTTTGACGGCGTGCCGCCGATGCCGGAGCTTGCGACCACATTCGAAGAGAGACTTATATGGCCAATACAACTTCGGCGAAAAAGGCGACGCGCAAAATGGCCCGCCGTACCGCCATCAACAAGTCCCGCCGCTCGCGTGTTCGCGGCTTCGTCCGCAAGGTCGAGGAGGCGCTCGCAGCCGGCAATCTCGATCAGGCGAAGGAAGCGCTGAAGGCCGCCGAGCCGGAAATCGCCCGCGCCGCCAGCAAGGGCGTCCTGCATCGCAATACGGCCTCGCGCAAGGTTTCGCGTCTCGCTCAGCGGGTCAAGACGCTGAGCGCCTGAGAGCGAACAAGTACCAGCTTTTCGAAGAACCCGGCCTTTGGCCGGGTTTTTTGTTTTTCTT from Martelella sp. AD-3 encodes the following:
- a CDS encoding imelysin family protein, giving the protein MRHLAGTAFAILLALPLGAGSARAMNEDNVPMVLEKAVDGFIRPGYHAFEEASGVMASAMGAFCATPDEATYGEATAAFDELVGAWSHIEIVRTGPVIDDHRFERILFYPDRKSIGLKQVQAAIIEEDESAADPDYLPEKSVAMQGLLALEFVLFGTQYETMFEAPETYRCRYGAAIAENIDTIAGELSEEWDAKDGVAAHWKNPGPDNPLFRTNDEALTALLGVLVHGMETVRDQRLEYFYRGEEGPNIPTRAIYWRSENTWPSIRDNLAGLQALLNNSDMVDLLDEDVRSIVSSINFLFSSVEGVVGGMNPDIEVVLSDPDQLAKLDYLLINTRDLILRLNDRYGGAIGLGAGFSFSDGD
- a CDS encoding PaaI family thioesterase, coding for MANFEHGDFHARIMNSFASQGAMEMLGAELTRISHGVVEIELPFDPKLTQQHGILHAGVIATGLETACTYAAYTMIDTDASLLTIEFKVNLLSPGRAGRFLFRGEVTKPGTNIIVTDGRGYAIGEDGPAKLIASMSGTCMVVRDREGFQG
- a CDS encoding RsmB/NOP family class I SAM-dependent RNA methyltransferase, whose protein sequence is MRIGGRLQGAIEVLSDVEERRRPIANALKDWGTAHRFAGSGDRAAIGNIVYDALRLKLSHAWLMEDDSPAALAHAVLFRQWGIAPQALAERLDGDKFAPEPLSDAALKAFVSRNLADAPDDVRGDLPEWILPAFKQNFGDNWLAEAEALNLRPPLDLRVNTLKATREKVLKALARSGAGEGGIAPEAIRIPPGSGPDRLPNVTAELSFQKGWFEVQDQGSQIVAKLVGAKAGDQVLDFCAGGGGKTLALAAAMENAGQVHAYDADRTRLAPIIERLKRAGTRNVQVHDSLEGLSDLEARFDHVLVDAPCTGTGTWRRRPDIKWRLSEKNLEERTAQQAEVLADAARFVKPGGHLVYVTCSLLPAENQDQIARFLQGEAGSGFAAVDMETVWSAVFPGVGARPHVSGAGFATLTPAATGTDGFFCAVLVRKF
- a CDS encoding di-heme oxidoredictase family protein, whose product is MKRHITAMTTAALAASLCFSAALAADWPLPDTRDDLDAGDKARVEKVTEPTDDFSKAERFETMQGGAATTKATVNRDVFSKSSANITFAEEETFKLGNALFRKFWVSSPSSTQASDGLGPLFNARSCQSCHLKDGRGHPPEGDSDATSMFLRLARPARTPEEQARIDSYETINFPDEVYGGQFQDFAVPGLEAEGHMKIDYTEKPFVLGDGTVVSLREPTYSVTDLAYGPMGADTTLSPRIANQMIGMGLIQAIHPADILSRADPDDADHDGISGRPAIVSDHRTGEVKLGRFGWKAQNASVRDQSSGAFSGDIGISSPDAPNHWGDCSETESACLDMPHGAQARLGETEAPDPVMELVTFYSENLAVPARRDVDDPEVLRGKQVFYEAGCTACHTPKYVTSRDAENPAHRFQLIWPYSDFLLHDMGEGLADHQQVGVADGYEWRTAPLWGTGLTEVVSGHSFFLHDGRARNRTEAILWHGGEAEDARDNFANASKEDRDALITFLESL
- a CDS encoding DUF1513 domain-containing protein, coding for MRSPLVDRRHFMKAAGAAFLAGLAPRAAFALSRADAVYATGIRKPDRSFALALMSEAGDFIAEIELPDRIHGLAASPATGEVAAFARRPGTFILVFSPDGGSGRFIINSVADRHFYGHGAFSPDGRFLYASENDFENRRGVIGIYDRRDGYLRVGEYPTYGIGPHDLAVSPDGRFLVAANGGIETHPDFGRTKLNLDHMEPSLALIDAASGALVEKHALPADLRQLSTRHLAIGEKGCVWFACQYEGPRNALPPLVGRFAPGEALAFAELPEDITIGLGNYVGAIAYNPRDGLIGLSSPKGAGMVVTLDEATGALRSSRALADAAGIAAADHGFAVGTYGGSFNGRHHDVAFDQHIQRLTEH
- a CDS encoding TspO/MBR family protein: MKNILIHAVFIVGVVIAGFIVGIVNVPGEWYQSLAKPPFNPPNWVFAPAWSLLYVLIGWAGARLFIARPQTSGALTLWSALLVLNLAWSPLFFGMEMPAAALVVVVALLAGILLFIARTWGKDRPAALLFAPYAAWVAFATLLNASIVYLN
- a CDS encoding imelysin family protein, producing MKRTTTMRVALSAFAASTVLAAMPAFAADVTPEEVVKHYADVAHAKYQDSLTTAQELDAAIQAFIEAPSEETQAAAKQAWIAARVPYQQTEVYRFGNPAVDDWEGKVNAWPLDEGLIDYVDASYGMESDENTLYTANVIANPEIEINGEAVDAAEITPDLLANTLHEAGGIEANVATGYHAIEFLLWGQDLNGTDAGAGERSYTDYLSGEDCTNGNCDRRAAYLSAASELLISDLEDIVAAWEEGGEAYAYVTEEPTRGVAAILTGMGSLSYGELAGERMKLGLLLHDPEEEHDCFSDNTHASHLNDVIGILQAYTGDYVRVDGTEMSGASVSDLVAAKDAALDEELKTKLLATVEAMEAMATRAETVEAYDQMIGEGNDEGNATVQAAIDGLIDQTPSIERAIAALDLGQIELEGSDSLDAPEAVFQ